A genomic region of Pseudomonas sp. MPC6 contains the following coding sequences:
- a CDS encoding hydroxymethylglutaryl-CoA lyase yields the protein MSLPTHVRLVEVGPRDGLQNEAQPISVADKVRLVDALTAAGLGYIEVGSFVSPKWVPQMAGSAEVFAQIQRKPGVTYAALAPNLRGFEDAVAAGVKEVAVFAAASEAFSQRNINCSISESLARFVPIMEAAKQHGVSVRGYVSCVLGCPYEGNVAPEQVARVARELYAMGCYEVSLGDTIGTGTAGATRKLIEVVAADVPREKLAGHFHDTYGQAMANIYASLLEGVAVFDSSIAGLGGCPYAKGASGNVATEDVVYLLNGLGIDSGIDLEALIVAGQQISTVLGRASGSRVARARSAQ from the coding sequence ATGTCCCTACCTACTCACGTACGCCTGGTCGAAGTCGGCCCTCGCGACGGTCTGCAGAACGAAGCCCAACCCATCAGTGTCGCGGACAAGGTGCGGTTGGTCGATGCGCTGACCGCTGCTGGCCTGGGTTATATCGAGGTCGGCAGTTTTGTCTCGCCCAAATGGGTGCCGCAGATGGCCGGTTCCGCCGAGGTGTTTGCGCAGATTCAGCGCAAGCCCGGGGTGACCTATGCCGCGCTCGCGCCCAATCTTCGCGGGTTTGAGGATGCGGTGGCTGCCGGGGTCAAGGAGGTGGCGGTGTTTGCCGCGGCGTCCGAGGCGTTTTCCCAGCGCAATATCAATTGCTCGATCAGTGAAAGCCTGGCGCGTTTCGTGCCGATCATGGAGGCGGCGAAGCAGCACGGGGTGAGTGTGCGGGGTTATGTGTCCTGTGTGCTGGGTTGCCCTTATGAGGGTAACGTCGCGCCGGAGCAAGTGGCGCGGGTCGCGCGCGAGCTTTATGCCATGGGCTGCTATGAAGTGTCCCTGGGCGACACCATCGGCACCGGGACGGCCGGGGCTACCCGCAAGCTGATTGAGGTGGTCGCGGCCGATGTGCCGCGGGAGAAACTCGCCGGGCACTTCCACGACACCTATGGCCAGGCCATGGCCAATATCTACGCCAGTCTGCTGGAGGGGGTCGCGGTGTTCGACAGTTCGATCGCCGGCCTCGGTGGCTGCCCTTATGCCAAGGGCGCCAGCGGTAACGTGGCCACCGAGGACGTGGTGTACCTGCTCAATGGCCTGGGCATCGACAGCGGTATCGACCTTGAGGCCTTGATTGTGGCTGGCCAGCAGATCAGCACGGTGCTGGGACGCGCCAGCGGTTCGCGCGTGGCCAGGGCTCGTAGCGCGCAGTGA
- a CDS encoding MerR family DNA-binding transcriptional regulator → MSSQTYSISDLARELDITTRAIRFYEEQGLLSPERRGQERIYSPRDKVSLKLILRGKRIGFSLAECRELIELYDPTGGNQKQLQTMLNKIAERREQLEQQMLDIEQMKLELDTAQERCSQALEQTIKSQQAVQ, encoded by the coding sequence ATGAGCAGCCAGACCTATAGCATCTCCGACCTCGCCCGCGAGCTCGACATCACCACCCGGGCCATTCGCTTTTATGAAGAGCAAGGGCTGCTCAGCCCTGAGCGGCGTGGGCAGGAGCGCATCTATTCGCCGCGGGACAAGGTCAGCCTGAAGTTGATTTTGCGGGGCAAACGTATTGGTTTTTCACTGGCGGAATGCCGTGAGTTGATCGAGCTTTACGATCCTACCGGCGGCAATCAGAAACAGTTGCAGACCATGCTGAACAAAATCGCCGAGCGTCGGGAGCAGCTTGAGCAGCAGATGCTGGATATCGAGCAGATGAAGCTGGAGTTGGATACGGCTCAGGAGCGCTGCAGTCAGGCGTTGGAGCAGACGATCAAGAGTCAGCAGGCGGTTCAGTAG
- the vgrG gene encoding type VI secretion system Vgr family protein has protein sequence MSIPIRTFFDHSRHKLHVLNADLTLDVLAFHGEEQLSQPFHYVVEFTCTKQDLAADQLLNREAQFSLHPVPKKLTFLTKDLKVKPLRTFNGVITAFKRLSGSVDEARYEITLEPRLALLARGQQFRLYQHQSVPEIVEQILRSRHDFRGQDFFFKLTRTYPKRLQVMQYGESDPAFIARLLAEVGIWYRFTSDERLKIDAVEFHDDQLHYQSGIELPYHSPAGLSSSEQDGVWSLQTHHQVVERQVNIRTYQHRDARAHLDGEIDHTRGATTTYGEAYHYAEPYSALGDRYQFYEDLPPETGYFYARLQHERYLNDQTRLSGTSSSATLAPGQVLKITGGAPQAFARGTVITHLSTRAARDASFEAQFEAIPYSESVCFRPPLLAKPQIAGTVPARVSNPQKHDPYAEIDVEGRYRVQFLFDRDTWNPGQESMWLRLARPYAGDTHGLHLPLIAGTEVAVAFEQGDPDRPYIAHALHDSEHPDHVTLRARNYKRNVLRTPANNKLRMEDTRGEERVKLSTEHSGKSQLNLGHLVDAEQKKRGEGFELRTDGWGAIRAGKGVFISADQQAQAQGPVLEMSAAIGHLQQAGEQLQQLSVDAQAANADPADVTSQLNLLQQDLEQLKSSVLLLSAPQGIALTSGKHLQLAAQNNLMLNAGGEADLSVVKRLFIGVGQGLSLFVRKLGIKLIANQGPVSVQAQNDTLELMARHGLAITSTEDEIHITAKKKITLNAGGSYITLDPSSIECGTAGDFKIKSAQFDYSGAAQQSLEIPPLAQLSEHKAESVELSDFSA, from the coding sequence ATGTCCATTCCCATACGTACCTTCTTCGACCACAGCCGCCACAAGCTGCACGTCCTCAACGCCGACTTGACCCTCGACGTCCTGGCCTTCCACGGCGAAGAACAGCTGAGCCAGCCGTTCCACTACGTCGTCGAATTCACCTGCACCAAACAGGACCTCGCCGCCGACCAGCTGCTCAACCGCGAGGCCCAGTTCAGCCTGCACCCCGTGCCGAAAAAGCTCACCTTCCTGACCAAGGACCTCAAGGTCAAACCGCTGCGCACCTTCAACGGCGTGATCACCGCCTTCAAACGCCTGTCCGGCTCCGTCGACGAAGCCCGCTATGAAATCACCCTTGAGCCGCGCCTGGCATTGCTCGCCCGCGGCCAGCAGTTCCGCCTCTATCAACACCAGTCGGTGCCGGAAATCGTCGAACAGATCCTGCGCAGCCGCCACGATTTCCGCGGCCAGGACTTTTTCTTCAAGCTCACGCGCACCTACCCCAAGCGCCTGCAAGTCATGCAATACGGCGAAAGCGACCCGGCCTTCATCGCCCGCCTGCTGGCCGAAGTCGGCATCTGGTACCGCTTCACCAGCGACGAGCGCCTGAAGATCGACGCCGTCGAATTCCATGACGACCAGCTGCATTACCAATCCGGCATCGAGCTGCCTTACCACTCACCCGCCGGCCTGAGCAGCAGCGAGCAGGACGGCGTCTGGTCCTTGCAAACCCACCACCAGGTGGTGGAACGCCAGGTCAATATCCGCACCTACCAGCACCGCGACGCCCGAGCTCACCTGGACGGCGAGATCGACCACACCCGCGGTGCGACCACCACCTACGGCGAGGCCTACCACTACGCCGAACCCTACAGCGCCCTCGGCGACCGCTACCAATTCTACGAAGACCTGCCGCCGGAAACCGGCTACTTCTACGCCCGTCTGCAACACGAACGCTACCTCAACGACCAGACCCGCCTCAGCGGCACCAGCAGCAGCGCGACCCTGGCTCCCGGTCAGGTGCTGAAAATCACCGGCGGCGCGCCCCAGGCCTTCGCCCGCGGCACGGTGATCACCCACCTCAGCACCCGCGCCGCCCGCGATGCCAGCTTCGAAGCCCAATTCGAGGCCATCCCCTATTCGGAAAGCGTGTGCTTCCGCCCGCCACTGCTGGCCAAACCGCAAATCGCCGGCACCGTCCCGGCGCGGGTCAGCAACCCGCAAAAACACGATCCCTACGCCGAAATCGACGTCGAAGGGCGCTACCGCGTGCAGTTCCTGTTCGACCGCGACACCTGGAACCCCGGCCAGGAAAGCATGTGGCTGCGCCTGGCCCGACCGTATGCCGGCGACACCCACGGCCTGCACCTGCCGCTGATCGCCGGCACCGAAGTGGCGGTGGCCTTCGAACAGGGCGACCCGGATCGGCCGTACATCGCCCATGCCCTGCACGACAGCGAACATCCGGACCACGTGACCCTGCGTGCGCGCAATTACAAACGCAACGTGCTGCGCACGCCGGCCAATAACAAGCTGCGGATGGAGGACACAAGGGGCGAAGAGCGCGTCAAGCTCAGTACCGAGCACAGTGGCAAGAGTCAGCTGAATCTGGGGCATTTGGTTGATGCCGAGCAGAAAAAACGTGGTGAAGGGTTTGAATTGCGCACCGATGGTTGGGGGGCGATTCGGGCGGGGAAGGGGGTGTTCATCAGTGCCGATCAGCAGGCCCAGGCGCAGGGGCCGGTCCTGGAAATGAGCGCGGCCATCGGCCACCTGCAGCAGGCGGGTGAGCAACTGCAGCAACTCTCTGTCGATGCCCAGGCCGCCAACGCAGATCCCGCCGACGTGACCTCGCAACTGAACCTGCTCCAGCAAGACCTGGAGCAACTCAAGTCGTCCGTGCTGCTGCTCAGCGCGCCCCAGGGCATCGCCCTCACCAGCGGCAAGCACCTGCAACTGGCCGCGCAAAACAACCTGATGCTCAACGCCGGTGGCGAAGCCGACCTCAGCGTGGTCAAGCGCTTGTTCATCGGAGTGGGGCAGGGACTCAGCCTGTTCGTGCGCAAACTGGGCATCAAGCTGATCGCCAACCAAGGGCCGGTAAGCGTGCAAGCGCAAAACGACACGCTCGAACTGATGGCCCGTCACGGCCTGGCGATCACCAGCACCGAAGACGAAATCCACATCACCGCCAAGAAGAAAATCACCCTCAATGCCGGTGGCAGCTACATCACCCTCGACCCTTCCAGCATCGAATGCGGCACGGCGGGTGACTTCAAAATCAAGTCGGCGCAGTTCGACTACAGCGGTGCAGCCCAGCAATCGCTGGAAATACCGCCGCTGGCTCAATTGTCCGAGCACAAAGCCGAGTCCGTGGAGCTCTCGGATTTCTCTGCCTGA
- a CDS encoding AMP-binding protein, with protein MDQPTASPQRSYTRGSQDKALLAMTIGQAFDNTVAQYPTGEALVVRHQQLRYTWQQLADAVDLHARALLALGLQTGDRLGIWAPNCAQWCISQFASAKIGVILVNINPAYRSSELEYVLKQAGCQWLVCAGAFKTSDYHAMVQGLVPELAQHATGQVHSERLPDLRGVISLDAQPPAGFLPWSQLTDLAGSVSAEQLHERQDSLHFDQAVNIQYTSGTTGFPKGATLSHYNILNNGYMVGESLGLTANDRLVIPVPLYHCFGMVMGNLGCMTHGSTMIYPNDAFDPLLTLTTVAEEQATALYGVPTMFIAMLDQPQRAEFDLSSLRTGIMAGATCPIEVMRRVISDMHMSEVQIAYGMTETSPVSLQTGPSDDLELRVTTVGRTQPQLESKIIDEAGNLVPRGTIGELCTRGYSVMLGYWNNPQGTAEAIDQAGWMHTGDLASMNDEGYVCIAGRNKDMIIRGGENIYPRELEEFFFTHPAVADVQVIGIPCSRYGEEIVAWIKFHPGHSATEQELQAWCKERIAHFKTPRHFKFVEEFPMTVTGKIQKFRMREISIEELRINKT; from the coding sequence ATGGATCAACCCACTGCAAGCCCGCAGCGCAGCTACACCCGCGGTTCCCAGGACAAAGCCTTGCTGGCGATGACCATCGGCCAGGCGTTCGACAACACCGTCGCGCAGTACCCGACCGGGGAGGCGCTGGTCGTGCGCCACCAACAACTGCGCTACACCTGGCAGCAACTGGCCGACGCCGTGGACCTGCACGCCAGGGCGCTATTGGCCCTGGGCCTGCAAACCGGTGATCGCCTGGGCATCTGGGCCCCCAATTGCGCTCAATGGTGCATCAGCCAGTTCGCCAGCGCGAAAATCGGCGTGATCCTGGTCAACATCAACCCGGCGTACCGCAGCTCCGAACTGGAATACGTCTTGAAGCAAGCCGGCTGCCAATGGCTGGTCTGCGCCGGCGCCTTCAAGACCTCCGACTATCACGCGATGGTCCAGGGCCTGGTGCCGGAACTGGCGCAGCACGCCACCGGCCAAGTGCACAGCGAACGCCTGCCGGACCTGCGCGGGGTGATCAGCCTCGATGCCCAGCCGCCCGCGGGTTTCCTGCCCTGGTCGCAGCTGACCGATCTGGCCGGTAGCGTGTCCGCCGAGCAACTGCACGAACGCCAGGACAGCCTGCATTTCGACCAGGCGGTGAACATCCAGTACACCTCCGGCACCACCGGCTTCCCCAAGGGCGCGACCCTCAGCCACTACAACATTCTCAACAACGGCTACATGGTCGGCGAAAGCCTCGGCCTCACCGCCAATGATCGCCTGGTGATCCCGGTGCCGCTGTACCACTGCTTCGGCATGGTCATGGGCAACCTCGGCTGCATGACCCATGGCAGCACCATGATCTACCCCAACGACGCCTTCGATCCGCTGCTGACCCTGACCACCGTCGCCGAAGAACAGGCCACCGCGCTCTACGGCGTACCGACCATGTTCATCGCCATGCTCGACCAACCCCAGCGCGCCGAATTCGACCTGTCGAGCCTGCGCACCGGGATCATGGCCGGGGCCACTTGCCCGATCGAAGTGATGCGCCGGGTCATCAGCGACATGCACATGAGTGAAGTACAGATCGCCTACGGCATGACCGAAACCAGCCCGGTATCGCTGCAGACCGGCCCCTCGGACGACCTCGAGCTGCGCGTCACCACCGTCGGCCGCACCCAGCCGCAACTGGAAAGCAAAATCATCGACGAGGCCGGCAACCTGGTGCCCCGCGGCACCATCGGCGAACTGTGCACCCGCGGCTACAGCGTGATGCTCGGCTACTGGAACAACCCGCAAGGCACCGCCGAAGCCATCGACCAGGCCGGCTGGATGCACACCGGCGACCTGGCGAGCATGAACGACGAGGGCTACGTGTGCATCGCCGGCCGCAACAAGGACATGATCATCCGCGGCGGTGAAAACATTTACCCACGGGAACTGGAAGAGTTCTTCTTCACCCACCCGGCCGTGGCCGACGTGCAAGTGATCGGCATCCCGTGCTCGCGCTACGGCGAAGAAATCGTCGCCTGGATCAAATTCCACCCCGGCCACAGCGCCACCGAGCAAGAACTGCAAGCCTGGTGCAAAGAACGCATCGCCCACTTCAAGACGCCGCGTCACTTCAAATTCGTCGAAGAGTTCCCAATGACCGTGACCGGCAAGATCCAGAAATTCCGCATGCGTGAAATCAGCATCGAAGAACTGCGCATCAACAAAACCTGA
- a CDS encoding PAS domain-containing methyl-accepting chemotaxis protein, which yields MRNNQPITQRERTFPAQQRLISTTDAKGVITYCNDAFVEISGFTREELIHAPHNQVRHPDVPSAVFAHMWGTLKQGLPWMGIVKNRCKSGDHYWVNAYVTPVFDGQQVVGYESVRVKPTAEQIQRAEALYQRLNQGKSAVPSMDKWLPVLQDWLPFILVSQLSFLIGASLNSQWGFALAAGLSVPLGLLGLRWQQRGLKRLLRLAEQTTSDPLIAQMYTDSRGAQARLEMSILSQEARLKTCLTRLQDTAEHLSAQAKQSDTLAHNSSTGLERQRVETEQVATAVNQMAATTQEVASHVQRTADATQEANRLTGRGRDIAGETREAIQRLSTVVGETGLTVTQLAKDSNEIGGVVDVIKGIADQTNLLALNAAIEAARAGEMGRGFAVVADEVRQLAQRTSESTGQIHALIAKLQHTASTAVQTMEAGHRQAEEGVARVLEADQALVGISEAVAHITDMTTQIAAATEEQSAVAEEISRNISNISHLADQTSVQAQHSALLSEELTKTANTQYSLVERFNR from the coding sequence ATGCGTAACAACCAGCCTATTACTCAACGCGAACGGACCTTCCCGGCTCAGCAACGGTTGATTTCCACCACCGATGCCAAGGGCGTGATTACCTACTGCAACGACGCCTTCGTCGAGATCAGCGGGTTTACTCGTGAGGAGCTGATCCATGCGCCGCATAATCAGGTGCGTCACCCCGACGTGCCTTCTGCGGTGTTCGCACATATGTGGGGCACGCTGAAGCAAGGCTTGCCCTGGATGGGCATTGTCAAGAATCGCTGCAAGAGCGGTGACCATTACTGGGTCAACGCTTATGTCACGCCGGTGTTCGACGGCCAGCAGGTGGTCGGTTACGAGTCGGTGCGGGTCAAGCCCACGGCTGAGCAGATTCAACGTGCCGAAGCGCTTTACCAGCGCCTCAACCAGGGCAAGTCCGCCGTGCCTTCCATGGATAAGTGGCTGCCGGTGCTGCAGGATTGGTTGCCGTTCATTCTGGTCAGCCAGCTGAGTTTCCTGATCGGGGCGTCGTTGAATTCGCAATGGGGCTTTGCCCTTGCCGCCGGGTTGTCGGTGCCGCTGGGTCTGCTGGGGTTGCGCTGGCAGCAGCGCGGGCTCAAGCGGTTGTTGCGCCTGGCCGAGCAGACCACGTCGGACCCGTTGATTGCGCAGATGTACACTGACAGTCGCGGCGCACAGGCGCGGCTGGAGATGTCGATTCTGAGTCAGGAAGCCCGTCTGAAAACCTGCCTGACTCGTCTGCAGGACACCGCCGAGCACCTGAGCGCGCAAGCGAAGCAGTCCGACACCCTGGCGCACAACAGCTCCACCGGCCTGGAACGCCAGCGCGTCGAGACCGAGCAAGTGGCGACGGCGGTCAACCAGATGGCGGCAACGACTCAGGAAGTTGCCAGCCATGTGCAGCGCACGGCGGATGCGACTCAGGAAGCCAATCGCCTGACCGGTCGCGGGCGGGATATCGCCGGGGAAACCCGCGAAGCCATTCAGCGTTTGTCGACGGTGGTCGGTGAGACTGGATTGACCGTGACTCAGTTGGCCAAGGACAGTAACGAAATTGGCGGCGTGGTGGATGTGATCAAGGGCATTGCCGACCAGACCAACCTGCTGGCGTTGAACGCGGCTATTGAAGCGGCGCGTGCCGGTGAGATGGGTCGCGGGTTTGCGGTGGTGGCCGATGAAGTGCGGCAACTGGCGCAACGTACCAGTGAGTCCACTGGGCAGATTCATGCGCTGATTGCCAAGCTGCAGCACACCGCCAGTACCGCGGTGCAAACCATGGAGGCCGGGCATCGTCAGGCCGAGGAAGGTGTGGCGCGGGTGCTGGAAGCGGATCAGGCGCTGGTGGGGATCAGTGAGGCGGTGGCCCACATCACTGATATGACCACGCAGATTGCGGCGGCGACTGAAGAGCAAAGTGCGGTGGCTGAAGAGATCAGCCGTAACATCAGTAACATCTCGCATTTGGCGGATCAGACTTCGGTGCAGGCGCAGCACTCGGCGTTGTTGAGTGAAGAGCTGACGAAGACGGCGAATACCCAGTATTCGTTGGTGGAGCGGTTTAATCGCTGA